From the genome of Streptomyces spinoverrucosus:
CCTCGAACAGCGCGGCCTCCGTCACTGCCCGGGTGTCGTGCTCCGTGTCTTCGGTGTGTTCAGTCGGCTTGTCGAGCGACGTCACCGGCTACTCCCGTCCGAGGGGTCTCAGTTCGTACTTGGGGTTGAAGAGCACCCGGCGGCCCCGGCTCATGGAGATCCGGCCCGATGCGATCAGCTTGCGCCCCGGTTCTATCCCGACGATGGAGCGCCGGCCCAGCCACACGACGTCCAGTGCGGCGGAGCCGTCGAACAGCTCGGCCTCCAGAGCCGGGACTCCCGCGCGCGGACGCAGCGTGACCGTGCGCAAGGTACCAGTAACCGTGACGATCTGTCGGTCATGGCAGTCACCGATGCGCGTACAGCCCGCGGTCTCGGCGTCCTCCCGCAGCTCCTCGGACTCCAGGTCCTCCTGCGAAGAGGAGAGCCGGTCGAGCATGCGCCGGAACCGGCCCACCGGCTTTTCGGAACGAGGAACAGCACTCATGTCTGAAGCCTACCGGGGTGACTGACAGCAACGTACCCCCGTCACCTACCCCCGTGCCACGGCCCGAACCGACACCGCGGTCCCGAGTCACTTCTCGAAGCGGTACCCCATCCCCGGCTCGGTAATGAAGTGCTTCGGATGCGACGGATCCGGCTCCAGCTTGCGCCGCAACTGCGCCATGTACACGCGCAGGTAGTTCGTCTCCGTCCCGTACGACGGCCCCCACACCTCCTGCAACAGCTGCTTCTGGCTGACCAGTCGGCCGGTGTTGCGCACCAGCACCTCCAGCAGATGCCACTCCGTGGGCGTCAGCCGTACGTCTCGGCCGCCGCGGTTGACCTTCTTCGCGGCGAGGTCGACGGTGAACTCGTCGGTCTCCACGACCACCTCGTCCTCACCGGCCCCGACGGGCTCGGCACGGCGAACGGCGGCGCGCAGCCGGGCGAGCAGCTCGTCCATGCCGAAGGGCTTGGTGACGTAGTCGTCGGCGCCCGCGTCGAGCGCCTCGACCTTCTCGTCGGAGGAGTGCCGGGCCGAGAGCACGATGATCGGCACCCTCGTCCAGCCCCGCAGCCCCCTGATCACCTCGACGCCGTCCATGTCGGGCAGCCCCAGGTCGAGGACCACCACGTCGGGGTGGCGGGCGGCGGCGAGCTGGAGGGCGGTGGCCCCGTCGTGGGCCGCGTCGACCTCGTACTTGCGCGCCTTGAGGTTGATCACGAGAGCGCGCACGATCTGTGGCTCGTCGTCGACCACGAGCACTCTGGGGGTCTGGGGAGCACCCCCAGTGAGACTCACCATGAAGCCTGCCTTTCTGAGGGTACGGAGAGAAACTCGGGGCGCGTTCCCGCGCGGAGGGTGAGGACCATGGTGAGGCCGCCGCCGGGGGTGTCCTCGGCGTTGAGGGTGCCGCCCATGGCCTCGGCGAAGCCGCGGGCGACCGCGAGACCAAGGCCGACTCCGGCACCGCGCGGGGCGTCGCCGTACCGCTGGAACGGCTCGAAGATGCGTTCCTTCACGTCGTCCGGCACGCCCGGTCCCCGGTCCACGACCCGCACCTCGACGCGGTCGGCGATGGCGCTGGCGGCGACCAGCACGGGCGTACCGTCCGGGCTGTACTTGACCGCGTTCTCCACGACGTTGGCCACCGCCCGCTCCAGCAGCCCGGCGTCCACCCGGACCATGGGCAGCGTCTCCGGCACGTCCAGGACCACGCTGTCCTCGGGTACGCCGCCCAGCGCCATCGGGACGACCTCGTCGAGGTCGACCTCGCGGATGATCGGCGTGACCGTGCCGGTCTGCAGGCGGGACATGTCGAGCAGGTTGCCGACCAGATGGTCGAGCCGGTCGGCGCCCTCCTCGATGCCTTCGAGCAGCTCCGCCCGGTCCTCCTCGGACCACGCCACGTCGTCGGACCGCAGGCTGGAGACGGCCGCCTTGATCCCGGCCAGTGGAGTACGCAGGTCGTGGCTGACGGCGGCCAGCAGGGCCGTGCGGATGCGGTTGCCCTCGGCCAGCGCACGCGCCTGGTCGGCCTCCTCCTTCAGGCGGCGGCGGTCCAGTACGACCACGGCCTGGGCGGCGAACGCGGCCAGCACCCGGCGGTCCTCGGCGGGCAGCACCCGGCCGGTCAGCGCGAGCGCCATGTGGTCACCGACGGGCATGTCCACGTCCGCGTCCTCGGGGCGTGCCACCGGCCCGCCGAAGCCGGCGCGGCCCACGCACGTCCACGGGTCGACGTCGCTCTGGCGCTCCAGCAGCGCGGCCGACTCCATGCCGAAGGTCTCGCGCACCCGCTCCAGCAGGGCCTCCAGACTGGTCTCGCCGCGCAGCACATTGCCCGCGAGGAAGGACAGGATCTCCGACTCCGCCCGCAGCCGGGCCGCCTGGTGGGTGCGCCGGGCGGCGATGTCCACCACCGACGCCACGGACACCGCGACGGCCACGAAGATCACCAGCGCGACGATGTTCTTCGAGTCGGCGATGGTCAGCCGGTGCAGGGGCGGGGTGAAGAAGTAGTTCAGCAGGAACGATCCGAAGGCTGCCGAGGCCAGCGCCGGCAGCAGCCCGCCGAGCAGGGCCGCCGCGACCGTCAGGGTCAGGAAGAGCAGCACGTTGTTGGCGAGGCCGAGGTCGACGGCGTTCAGCACCACCGCCATGATCGCCGGACCGGCGAGGCCGACGGTCCAGCCCCAGATGATCCGGGCCCGCCCCAGCCGCGCGCCCCGGGCCACGGGCAGTCCGCGTCCCTTGGCGACCTCCTCGTGGGTGACGATGTGGACGTCGAGGTCGGGACCGGACTCGCGGGCGACCGTCGCGCCGACGCCGGGTCCGAAGACGTACTGCCAGGTCTTGCGCCGCGACGACCCGAGGACGATCTGGGTGGCGTTCACACCGCGCGCGAAGTCCAGCAGCGCGGCCGGTATGTCGTCGCCGACGACGTGGTGGAAGGTGCCGCCGAGGTCCTCGACCAGGGTGCGCTGGACGGCGAGTTCCTTCGGGGAGGCGGCCGTGAGTCCGTCGCTGCGCGCTATGTAGACGGCGAGCACCTCGCCGCCGGCGCCCTTCTCCGCCAGGCGGGCCGCACGCCGGATCAGGGTGCGCCCCTCCGGGCCGCCGGTCAGACCCACCACGATCCGCTCCCGCGAGCCCCAGATCTTCGACACCCGGTGCTCGCTGCGGTACTGCTTCAGATACTCGTCGACCCGGTCGGCCACCCACAGCAGCGCCAACTCGCGCAGGGCGGTCAGGTTTCCCGGCCGGAAGTAGTTCGACAGGGCGGCATCCACCTTGTCGGGCGTGTAGATGTTGCCGTGCGCCATACGGCGGCGCAGCGCCTCCGGCGACATGTCGACAAGCTCGATCTGGTCCGCCCGCCGGACGACTTCGTCCGGCACGGTCTCCCGCTGCCGGACCCCCGTGATCGACTCGACCACGTCTCCGAGGGACTCCAGGTGCTGGATGTTGACGGTGGAGATCACGTCGACGCCGGCCGCCAGCAGTTCCTCGACGTCCTGCCAGCGCTTGGCGTTGCGTGAGCCCGGGACGTTGGTGTGGGCGAGTTCGTCCACCAGGGCGACCTGCGGGCGGCGGGCCAGGACGGCGTCCACGTCCATCTCGGTGAAGGTGCCGCCGCGGTACTCCAGCCGCTTGCGCGGGATCTGTTCCAGGCCGTGCAGCATCACCTCGGTGCGGGGCCGGTCGTAGTGCTCGACGAAGGCCACCACGCAGTCCGTGCCGCGCTCCACCCGGCGGTGGGCCTCGGACAGCATGGCGTACGTCTTGCCCACGCCCGGTGCCGCACCGAGGTAGATCCGAAGCTTGCCGCGTGCCATGGCCTCATTGTCCGTCTTCCGCAAACTGCTGCGTACGCAGCGTCGACCTTACGGCCAACGTTCCGGGCAAACGGGACGACGAGGGGGTGCGGGGACGTCTTTGACAGAACCCTGACGCGCCGGGCATCGACAAAGGCCGCACCCCCACGGGATGCGGCCCTTGTCGTGTCCGTTTTCCTTTTCCTTCTCAGCTTCCTTACTCAGCGGACCTCGGTGATCTCCGGTCCGCGCTGCAGCTGCCCCATGCCGCCGGAGAAGCGGGAGTTGGCCTGGTCGTCCTGCTGGACGCCCTCGGGGACCATCTGCGCGTCGTTCGGCAGCTTGAGGACGATCGGGTCGCGGGGCGCCATCGGGCCCTCGCCGCGGACCACGACCGTGTCCCGGAAGATGTTCTCCAGCAGCCCGGCCGCCTGCGGCTGCACCGCGGCCTGACCCGAGATCACACCGCGCAGGAACCAGCGGGGCCCGTCCACACCGACGAACCGGACGACCTGGAAGCCGCCCGTGCCGTCCGGCAGCTGCACCGGCACCTGGGCCCGCAGCTCCCAGCCGAGCGAGCCCTCGACCTCGTCGACGATGCCGCCCTGCTGCGTGATGCCGGTGCCGATCTCCTCGCGCACCTCGCCCCAGATGCCCTCGCGCTTGGGGGCGGCGAAGGCCTGGAGCTGGATGGCGCTGTCCCGGAGCGCGACGGTCGCCGCGACGATCGCGTCACCCGCGACCTCCACCCGCAGCTCCATGCCGTCGACTCCCGGCACGAACAGCCCGCCCAGGTCGACCCGGCCCTCGGCCGGATCCCGCACCTCGGAGCTGTCCCACGGTCCGTCGGGACGCGGCTCCGGCTCCAGCCGCACCCGCTCGCGACCGACCTCGTCGTCCGCCTCAGTGTCGACGCTGTCGACGACCT
Proteins encoded in this window:
- a CDS encoding sensor histidine kinase; this encodes MARGKLRIYLGAAPGVGKTYAMLSEAHRRVERGTDCVVAFVEHYDRPRTEVMLHGLEQIPRKRLEYRGGTFTEMDVDAVLARRPQVALVDELAHTNVPGSRNAKRWQDVEELLAAGVDVISTVNIQHLESLGDVVESITGVRQRETVPDEVVRRADQIELVDMSPEALRRRMAHGNIYTPDKVDAALSNYFRPGNLTALRELALLWVADRVDEYLKQYRSEHRVSKIWGSRERIVVGLTGGPEGRTLIRRAARLAEKGAGGEVLAVYIARSDGLTAASPKELAVQRTLVEDLGGTFHHVVGDDIPAALLDFARGVNATQIVLGSSRRKTWQYVFGPGVGATVARESGPDLDVHIVTHEEVAKGRGLPVARGARLGRARIIWGWTVGLAGPAIMAVVLNAVDLGLANNVLLFLTLTVAAALLGGLLPALASAAFGSFLLNYFFTPPLHRLTIADSKNIVALVIFVAVAVSVASVVDIAARRTHQAARLRAESEILSFLAGNVLRGETSLEALLERVRETFGMESAALLERQSDVDPWTCVGRAGFGGPVARPEDADVDMPVGDHMALALTGRVLPAEDRRVLAAFAAQAVVVLDRRRLKEEADQARALAEGNRIRTALLAAVSHDLRTPLAGIKAAVSSLRSDDVAWSEEDRAELLEGIEEGADRLDHLVGNLLDMSRLQTGTVTPIIREVDLDEVVPMALGGVPEDSVVLDVPETLPMVRVDAGLLERAVANVVENAVKYSPDGTPVLVAASAIADRVEVRVVDRGPGVPDDVKERIFEPFQRYGDAPRGAGVGLGLAVARGFAEAMGGTLNAEDTPGGGLTMVLTLRAGTRPEFLSVPSERQASW
- a CDS encoding DUF3710 domain-containing protein, translating into MFGRRKKKGAAEDAAGEAEQVVDSVDTEADDEVGRERVRLEPEPRPDGPWDSSEVRDPAEGRVDLGGLFVPGVDGMELRVEVAGDAIVAATVALRDSAIQLQAFAAPKREGIWGEVREEIGTGITQQGGIVDEVEGSLGWELRAQVPVQLPDGTGGFQVVRFVGVDGPRWFLRGVISGQAAVQPQAAGLLENIFRDTVVVRGEGPMAPRDPIVLKLPNDAQMVPEGVQQDDQANSRFSGGMGQLQRGPEITEVR
- a CDS encoding response regulator — protein: MVSLTGGAPQTPRVLVVDDEPQIVRALVINLKARKYEVDAAHDGATALQLAAARHPDVVVLDLGLPDMDGVEVIRGLRGWTRVPIIVLSARHSSDEKVEALDAGADDYVTKPFGMDELLARLRAAVRRAEPVGAGEDEVVVETDEFTVDLAAKKVNRGGRDVRLTPTEWHLLEVLVRNTGRLVSQKQLLQEVWGPSYGTETNYLRVYMAQLRRKLEPDPSHPKHFITEPGMGYRFEK
- a CDS encoding OB-fold nucleic acid binding domain-containing protein gives rise to the protein MSAVPRSEKPVGRFRRMLDRLSSSQEDLESEELREDAETAGCTRIGDCHDRQIVTVTGTLRTVTLRPRAGVPALEAELFDGSAALDVVWLGRRSIVGIEPGRKLIASGRISMSRGRRVLFNPKYELRPLGRE